A region of Diospyros lotus cultivar Yz01 chromosome 3, ASM1463336v1, whole genome shotgun sequence DNA encodes the following proteins:
- the LOC127798153 gene encoding uncharacterized protein LOC127798153 isoform X1, with protein sequence MEFDSKPHLGLLLLSLYALSVAAIPAAGNDPTVYELLPKFGLPSGLLPDNVKSYSLSEDGSFVVQLEKPCYVQFDYLVYYEKKITGKLKYGSIKKLKGIQVKRLLFWFDVDEITVDLPPSDSIYFQVGFINKRLDVSQFQTVHSCRDKVSASCGQAWKRVLELPTPRDEVHGLIIE encoded by the coding sequence ATGGAATTCGATTCAAAGCCCCATCTGGGTCtccttcttctctccctctacGCCCTCTCAGTGGCCGCAATTCCGGCCGCCGGCAACGACCCGACAGTGTACGAGCTCTTGCCCAAATTCGGGCTTCCGAGCGGCCTCCTGCCGGACAACGTCAAGTCGTACTCTCTCTCCGAAGACGGTAGCTTCGTCGTCCAGCTGGAGAAGCCCTGCTACGTACAGTTCGACTACTTGGTCTACTACGAGAAGAAGATTACTGGGAAGCTCAAGTACGGTTCCATCAAGAAGCTCAAGGGGATTCAGGTCAAGAGGCTGTTGTTCTGGTTCGATGTCGATGAAATTACGGTCGATTTGCCGCCCTCCGATAGTATTTACTTCCAGGTTGGGTTCATCAACAAGAGGCTTGATGTGAGCCAGTTCCAAACTGTTCATTCTTGCCGCGACAAGGTCTCTGCTTCTTGTGGCCAAGCTTGGAAACGGGTTCTTGAG
- the LOC127798153 gene encoding uncharacterized protein LOC127798153 isoform X3, protein MEFDSKPHLGLLLLSLYALSVAAIPAAGNDPTVYELLPKFGLPSGLLPDNVKSYSLSEDGSFVVQLEKPCYVQFDYLVYYEKKITGKLKYGSIKKLKGIQVKRLLFWFDVDEITVDLPPSDSIYFQVGFINKRLDVSQFQTVHSCRDKVSASCGQAWKRVLEVQNEAY, encoded by the coding sequence ATGGAATTCGATTCAAAGCCCCATCTGGGTCtccttcttctctccctctacGCCCTCTCAGTGGCCGCAATTCCGGCCGCCGGCAACGACCCGACAGTGTACGAGCTCTTGCCCAAATTCGGGCTTCCGAGCGGCCTCCTGCCGGACAACGTCAAGTCGTACTCTCTCTCCGAAGACGGTAGCTTCGTCGTCCAGCTGGAGAAGCCCTGCTACGTACAGTTCGACTACTTGGTCTACTACGAGAAGAAGATTACTGGGAAGCTCAAGTACGGTTCCATCAAGAAGCTCAAGGGGATTCAGGTCAAGAGGCTGTTGTTCTGGTTCGATGTCGATGAAATTACGGTCGATTTGCCGCCCTCCGATAGTATTTACTTCCAGGTTGGGTTCATCAACAAGAGGCTTGATGTGAGCCAGTTCCAAACTGTTCATTCTTGCCGCGACAAGGTCTCTGCTTCTTGTGGCCAAGCTTGGAAACGGGTTCTTGAG